A stretch of Halichondria panicea chromosome 1, odHalPani1.1, whole genome shotgun sequence DNA encodes these proteins:
- the LOC135330932 gene encoding uncharacterized protein LOC135330932 — translation MATGQDSGAQKKLAEDLYEAEDLYEAVDERDVVKVRSLLGHGADPNHQLYWSDEWGYKKPPLHLACDKGHLEIAKTLVTHGARTDKGDGTYSKTPLHWACQGGDKEMVQYLIQELKCSTVELCSTTDVRDKDNMTPLHQACIWGNKDVVQYLVEERKMDVDVRDGEGQSPLDNALKGSDVVCYEDCMDVALYLMSRGCACGDEDKARLLCEACDLGELGVVKELVEQYKVDPNSVTDFNGKTPLDLATQEGHTEIVDYLKSLPQQSAVTGDTDSRSDENGPPPTKKRKSAQQVTLRVCPNCKESCHIRCKKCPECEHEFPPSSKSRAKPDQDIVKNPSNLLQILQKKVDQLSLLGFDIVVLVHRDSSKSHDTPSRSRHTYRKFVTPGLAESFVESPLVYGSWKDFCSSDKTSTGHAQKSKSPRKKKGVQTNTTTTTQEGDRSHDTSGVSHDQGNVSQDSNGANTQSQAAQSSTALLSISDNSTTLWNAISSLRQQIDSIQSSLNAPPTHTYPQHMYPTATGLMNTGQSTFVPVPGGGLFNTPLPNFTGPSSHNSMLGQSSRFNVNPVSFPMFPFSPAPANYRFPSSITPLESSRQPINSDPNTDSIDP, via the exons ATGGCTACTGGGCAAGACTCCGg CGCTCAAAAGAAGCTAGCCGAGGACTTATACGAGGCCGAGGACTTATACGAGGCTGTAGACGAACGTGACGTCGTCAAAGTTAGGTCTCTGTTGGGACATGGGGCAGaccccaaccaccagctctactggagtgacgAGTGGGGATACAAGAAGCCTCCATTACACTTGGCTTGTGATAAGGGCCACCTTGAGATTGCGAAGACACTTGTTACCCATGGAGCTCGGACTGATAAAGGTGATGGGACGTACAGCAAGACTCCACTTCACTGGGCATGCCAGGGAGGTGATAAGGAGATGGTGCAGTACCTGATCCAAGAGCTCAAATGTAGCACTG TTGAACTCTGTTCCACAACAGACGTGAGGGATAAGGATAACATGACTCCTCTTCATCAGGCTTGTATATGGGGAAATAAAGACGTGGTACAGTATCTGGTGGAGGAGAGGAAGATGGATGTTG atgtgagggatggTGAGGGACAGTCACCACTGGACAATGCTCTGAAGGGTTCTGATGTTGTGTGTTATGAGGACTGTATGGATGTTGCCCTCTACCTGATGAGCCGTGGCTGTGCATGTGGTGATGAGGACAAAGCCAGGTTACTCTGTGAGGCATGTGACCTTGGCGAGCTGGGTGTCGTGAAGGAACTTGTTGAGCAATACAAAGTTGACCCCAACA GTGTAACTGACTTTAATGGCAAGACTCCTCTTGACCTTGCTACACAGGAGGGTCACACTGAAATTGTTGACTACCTCAAGTCTCTACCACAACAAT CTGCTGTGACTGGAGACACTGACTCCAGGAGTGACGAGAATGGACCACCACCAACAAAGAAACGAAAAA gtGCCCAGCAAGTGACTCTGAGAGTGTGTCCTAACTGTAAGGAGAGCTGTCACATCCGCTGCAAGAAATGTCCCGAATGTGAGCACGAGTTCCCTCCTTCCAGTAAGAGCAGGGCCAAACCTGACCAGGATATTGTGAAAAACCCTTCAAACCTACTGCAGATACTACAGAAAAAG gtggacCAACTGTCTCTGTTAGGATTTGACATTGTCGTACTAGTGCACAGAGATTCAAGCAAATCACATGACACGCCCAGTCGCTCACGCCACACCTACAGGAAGTTTGTGACCCCCGGACTGGCCGAGAGCTTTGTTGAATCTCCTCTGGTGTACGGCAGTTGGAAAGATTTCTGTAGTTCTGACAAGACCTCAACTGGACACGCTCAGAAATCCAAGAGCCCACGAAAGAAAAAAGGAGTACAAACGAATACCACTACTACCACTCAGGAGGGGGACAGATCACATGATACGAGTGGAGTGTCACATGATCAAGGCAATGTATCTCAAGACAGCAATGGTGCCAATACTCAATCACAAGCAGCACAAAGCTCTACTGCTCTACTCTCTATTAGTGACAACTCAACAACGCTTTGGAATGCAATATCTTCTCTTCGCCAACAAATTGATTCCATACAGTCCAGTTTAaatgccccgcccactcacacgtACCCTCAACACATGTACCCCACAGCTACTGGTTTAATGAACACAGGGCAATCGACCTTTGTACCCGTGCCGGGGGGTGGTCTATTCAATACACCACTCCCCAATTTCACTGGACCTTCTTCACACAACTCAATGCTGGGACAGTCATCACGATTTAATGTGAATCCCGTGTCCTTCCCAATGTTTCCATTTTCACCTGCTCCAGCAAATTATCGTTTCCCTTCATCGATTACACCGTTAGAGTCGTCTAGGCAACCAATAAACTCTGACCCAAACACTGACTCAATAGATCCGTGA